A section of the Polynucleobacter sp. AP-Jannik-300A-C4 genome encodes:
- a CDS encoding molybdopterin-binding protein, with protein MELKVKLSARNTLSGKVVELKMGQTTSHVKIDIGSGHIVTASITNEAVDELKLKVGDQAWAVIKASDVMIAKDA; from the coding sequence ATGGAACTGAAAGTCAAACTCAGCGCACGCAATACTCTTAGCGGCAAGGTGGTTGAGCTCAAAATGGGGCAAACCACCTCTCACGTAAAGATCGATATTGGTTCGGGTCATATCGTTACTGCCTCTATTACCAATGAGGCAGTAGATGAACTCAAACTTAAAGTTGGTGATCAAGCTTGGGCAGTCATTAAGGCATCCGATGTCATGATTGCGAAAGACGCTTAA
- a CDS encoding GNAT family N-acetyltransferase produces MILIKPWQEAKSEAYAIRKLVFIEEQGVPEDMELDEFDPLAQHALAYLDSQAIGTARLVTMPGNIGRIGRMAVLAAYRRGGIGTQLLRTLLQQATSQNMVKIELHAQLSAIPFYERFGFIAQGDIYDEAGIAHRDMILNI; encoded by the coding sequence GTGATCTTGATTAAACCTTGGCAAGAGGCTAAGAGTGAGGCCTATGCAATTAGGAAGCTCGTGTTTATTGAGGAGCAAGGGGTTCCAGAGGATATGGAGCTAGATGAATTTGATCCGCTTGCACAGCATGCCCTAGCCTACCTAGACTCGCAAGCCATTGGCACTGCACGCCTAGTCACGATGCCTGGGAACATTGGCAGAATTGGACGCATGGCGGTACTGGCTGCATACCGCAGGGGTGGAATTGGCACTCAATTACTTCGCACCTTACTTCAACAGGCGACCTCTCAAAACATGGTGAAAATTGAGCTCCATGCCCAGTTATCAGCTATTCCTTTTTATGAGCGGTTTGGGTTTATTGCACAAGGTGATATTTACGACGAGGCAGGCATCGCACATCGCGATATGATTCTCAATATCTAA
- a CDS encoding YbgC/FadM family acyl-CoA thioesterase produces MTQSTQPTNPPFLFRVCYSDTDAAGFVYHARYLEIFERSRSEWLQQRGLSPTKLVNEFGIVLPVREITMNFHRPGRLDDLLSIDQVIENRGRTQIAVKQTAKRIVEGMEPELIASAVLHIVCVDTTTLKPKGLPDWLFAADQ; encoded by the coding sequence ATGACTCAATCCACTCAACCCACTAACCCGCCCTTCCTCTTTCGTGTTTGCTACTCAGATACTGATGCAGCTGGCTTTGTGTATCACGCTCGCTATTTAGAGATTTTTGAGAGAAGTCGCTCGGAGTGGCTCCAGCAAAGAGGCTTGAGCCCAACAAAACTGGTGAATGAGTTCGGCATTGTTCTCCCAGTTCGAGAAATCACCATGAATTTTCATCGGCCTGGACGCCTGGATGATCTTCTGAGCATTGATCAAGTTATTGAGAATCGCGGCAGAACCCAAATTGCTGTCAAGCAAACTGCAAAACGCATTGTTGAAGGCATGGAACCTGAGTTGATTGCCAGCGCAGTTCTACATATTGTCTGCGTTGATACCACTACCCTCAAACCCAAAGGTCTGCCTGATTGGCTATTTGCAGCCGATCAGTAA
- a CDS encoding DEAD/DEAH box helicase, producing the protein MLFTDLGLSESILRAISEEGYTSPTPIQEKSIPAVLKGGDLLAAAQTGTGKTAGFTLPILQRLSSTPKASGKRQLRVLILTPTRELAAQVQESVVTYGKYTGLKSTVIFGGVGANPQIKAIAAGLDILVATPGRLLDLMSQNCVSLANIEILVLDEADRMLDMGFLRDIKKILAALPKQRQNLLFSATFSTEIKALADGLLNSPALIEVARSNSTNEAIAQLIHPVDRNQKHPLLAHLIKSNQWQQVLVFTRTKHGANKLVTQLEKDGITAMAIHGNKSQSARTKALAEFKDGKITVLVATDIAARGIDIDQLPHVVNYDLPNVSEDYVHRIGRTGRAGSNGVAVSLVCVDEHQMLRDIEKLIKQKLPQEVIAGFEPDPNAVAQPIQLRSQQHQQSRKPRPGSAGGGKPAAKRSSPPKRSFNR; encoded by the coding sequence ATGTTATTTACAGATCTTGGTTTATCAGAATCCATCCTTCGCGCTATTAGCGAGGAAGGCTATACCAGCCCTACACCCATTCAAGAAAAATCTATTCCTGCCGTATTAAAGGGCGGAGATTTACTCGCAGCAGCTCAAACCGGCACTGGCAAAACTGCAGGCTTTACCCTGCCCATTTTGCAGCGCTTAAGCAGCACCCCCAAGGCAAGTGGCAAACGCCAATTACGCGTATTGATTTTGACTCCTACCCGCGAGTTAGCTGCTCAAGTTCAAGAGTCTGTTGTGACTTACGGCAAATACACTGGTCTGAAATCCACTGTCATCTTTGGTGGTGTCGGCGCAAATCCTCAAATCAAGGCTATTGCAGCTGGCTTAGATATTTTGGTAGCAACACCAGGTCGCTTACTCGATTTGATGTCACAAAACTGCGTTTCACTTGCCAATATTGAAATCCTCGTCCTAGATGAAGCTGATCGCATGCTGGATATGGGCTTCTTGCGTGATATTAAAAAGATTTTGGCTGCACTACCAAAGCAACGTCAGAATTTATTGTTTTCAGCCACCTTCTCTACCGAGATCAAAGCTTTGGCAGATGGCTTACTCAATTCACCAGCCTTGATTGAGGTGGCGCGTAGCAACAGCACTAATGAAGCAATTGCTCAACTCATTCACCCAGTAGATAGAAATCAAAAGCATCCTTTATTGGCGCATTTGATTAAGTCCAATCAGTGGCAACAAGTGCTCGTATTTACTCGCACCAAACATGGCGCCAATAAATTAGTGACCCAGTTGGAAAAAGATGGCATCACTGCCATGGCGATTCATGGTAATAAGAGTCAAAGCGCTCGCACTAAAGCTTTAGCAGAATTCAAAGATGGGAAAATCACCGTCTTAGTGGCTACTGATATTGCCGCGCGCGGTATCGATATTGATCAATTACCCCATGTTGTGAACTATGACTTACCGAATGTCTCCGAGGATTATGTTCATCGCATCGGTAGAACCGGTAGAGCTGGATCCAATGGCGTTGCAGTCTCCTTGGTCTGCGTTGATGAGCATCAGATGCTCCGCGATATTGAAAAACTCATCAAACAAAAACTACCGCAAGAAGTGATAGCTGGATTTGAGCCAGATCCTAATGCCGTGGCGCAACCAATCCAATTACGAAGCCAACAGCACCAACAATCTCGCAAGCCTAGACCGGGTAGTGCTGGTGGCGGCAAACCTGCGGCAAAACGGAGCAGCCCGCCAAAGCGAAGTTTTAATCGATAG
- the selD gene encoding selenide, water dikinase SelD translates to MNTQSPQEPRLTSLSHGGGCGCKIAPGVLSEILKSVPQLPFPKELLIGIETSDDAAVYQINESQAIVATTDFFMPIVDDPFDFGKIAATNAISDIYAMGGTPIFALALVGMPIKVLSNATIARILEGGAEACRSAGIPIAGGHTIDSVEPIYGLVAIGIVDPKLVKSNAAAEADDVLILGKPLGVGILSAALKKDLLDGAGYQEMIANTTKLNSAGPDLAKLAGVHALTDVTGFGLAGHTLELGRASKLTAQIDWQQVPLLSHVQDLADQGVITGASDRNWQSYGSQVHLPKQFSPAQQALLTDPQTSGGLLVSCSPDVANAVIEIFRQHGFASACVIGKMTSKQNQFLEVLL, encoded by the coding sequence ATGAATACCCAAAGCCCTCAAGAGCCCCGTTTAACCTCACTCTCCCATGGCGGTGGCTGTGGCTGCAAGATCGCCCCCGGAGTTCTCTCAGAGATTCTGAAAAGCGTTCCCCAACTACCTTTTCCTAAAGAGCTCTTGATTGGCATTGAGACCTCAGATGATGCCGCCGTATATCAAATCAATGAGTCGCAAGCGATTGTTGCCACAACGGATTTCTTTATGCCAATCGTGGATGATCCATTTGATTTTGGCAAGATTGCTGCCACGAATGCGATCAGCGATATTTATGCCATGGGCGGCACTCCAATATTTGCCTTAGCGCTTGTTGGCATGCCAATTAAGGTGCTATCAAATGCAACCATTGCCCGAATCTTAGAAGGCGGTGCTGAGGCTTGTAGATCTGCTGGTATTCCGATTGCTGGCGGTCACACGATTGATTCAGTTGAACCCATTTACGGCTTAGTTGCTATTGGTATTGTTGACCCCAAACTCGTGAAGAGTAATGCTGCTGCTGAGGCTGATGATGTACTCATTTTAGGCAAACCATTGGGAGTGGGCATTCTATCTGCCGCCCTCAAGAAAGATCTGCTCGATGGTGCGGGCTACCAAGAGATGATCGCCAACACAACTAAGTTAAATTCTGCTGGTCCAGACCTAGCCAAACTGGCTGGCGTTCATGCCTTAACCGATGTGACCGGTTTTGGCCTAGCAGGCCATACTTTGGAATTAGGTCGCGCTTCAAAACTGACTGCGCAAATTGACTGGCAACAAGTACCACTGCTTTCTCATGTTCAGGATCTAGCTGATCAGGGAGTCATTACGGGCGCATCTGATCGCAACTGGCAAAGCTACGGCTCACAAGTCCATTTACCAAAACAATTTAGCCCCGCACAACAAGCGCTTCTCACCGATCCTCAAACTAGTGGTGGTCTGCTGGTTTCTTGTAGCCCAGATGTCGCAAATGCAGTGATAGAGATCTTTAGACAACATGGCTTTGCTAGCGCCTGTGTCATTGGAAAAATGACCAGCAAGCAAAATCAATTTCTAGAGGTATTGCTTTAA
- a CDS encoding DUF1330 domain-containing protein, which produces MGIKVIGLIQVNDPEAFEEYRSQVGATVALYQGKIASRGSFHSFLWNELECDSFSAFVELEFPSLSDSQAWASSPEYLGLLPVRSRAMKLTLFSVSV; this is translated from the coding sequence ATGGGGATTAAGGTGATTGGCCTCATTCAGGTAAATGACCCAGAGGCATTTGAGGAGTATCGGTCTCAAGTGGGGGCTACGGTAGCCCTATATCAAGGAAAAATTGCAAGCCGAGGATCATTTCATTCTTTCCTCTGGAATGAATTGGAGTGCGATTCGTTTAGTGCATTTGTGGAGCTAGAGTTTCCGAGCCTATCGGACTCCCAGGCATGGGCTAGCAGCCCAGAATATCTAGGCTTACTGCCAGTCAGAAGCAGAGCCATGAAGTTAACCTTATTTTCTGTCAGCGTATAA
- a CDS encoding rhodanese homology domain-containing protein, producing the protein MSIKYQDYAFVRNKLLKKEEVALLDIREEDPHAQEHPLFAANFPLSRLEVDAFSKLPRKDVPIVTLDDGEGAAELAAQRLLELGYLDVSVFKGGIPAWKAAGGEVFKDVNVPSKSFGEFVESKRHTPSLSAQEVKKLIDDQEDVVVVDVRRFDEYNTMSIPTGISVPGAELVLRVPEIAPNPKTKIIVNCAGRTRSIIGTQSLINAGIPNEVNALRNGTIGWTLAGQELDKGQSRKFKEVSESTASEAAKRARSVADQAGVKRVKLADIAQWKSQAERTTYFFDPRTPEEYEAGHLPGFRSTPGGQLVQETEMVAPVRGARIVLSDPGGVRANMPASWLAQMAWDVYVIDDIKAADLTEKGAWTPALPSTPQIQTVDVKTASSWLESDSTTICIDLSTHANYVKGHIPGSWFALRSQFSNAMKNLPTSNRLVLTSTTGELAIFAANEIQALTGSAVYVLDGGNKAWIDAGLTLEKGATHLASPPLDRYKRPYEGTSVDPAAMQAYLDWEYGLVEQLGKDGTHHFWVL; encoded by the coding sequence ATGTCCATCAAATATCAAGACTACGCATTTGTTCGAAATAAGCTCCTTAAAAAAGAAGAAGTTGCACTGCTAGATATTCGTGAAGAAGATCCCCATGCTCAAGAGCATCCTTTGTTTGCGGCTAACTTTCCGCTGTCACGTCTTGAAGTTGATGCGTTTAGTAAGCTCCCCAGAAAAGATGTCCCCATCGTCACACTCGATGATGGCGAGGGTGCTGCAGAGTTGGCAGCACAAAGACTCTTAGAGCTAGGCTACTTGGATGTTTCTGTTTTTAAAGGTGGCATTCCTGCTTGGAAAGCAGCTGGCGGTGAAGTATTTAAGGACGTCAATGTACCCAGCAAATCTTTTGGTGAATTCGTGGAATCCAAAAGACATACTCCCTCTTTGTCCGCCCAAGAAGTAAAGAAGTTAATTGATGATCAAGAAGATGTAGTGGTGGTAGACGTACGTCGCTTTGATGAATACAACACCATGAGCATCCCAACGGGTATTAGCGTACCGGGCGCTGAATTGGTATTGCGCGTTCCTGAAATTGCCCCTAATCCAAAGACCAAGATCATCGTGAACTGCGCCGGAAGAACACGCAGCATCATCGGCACTCAATCTCTGATTAATGCAGGCATTCCCAATGAGGTGAATGCTTTGCGCAATGGCACGATTGGCTGGACCTTAGCTGGGCAAGAATTAGATAAGGGGCAAAGTCGTAAATTCAAAGAGGTTAGCGAAAGCACTGCGAGTGAAGCCGCGAAACGTGCACGTAGCGTTGCGGATCAGGCTGGGGTAAAGCGAGTAAAGCTTGCAGATATTGCGCAATGGAAATCTCAAGCAGAACGCACCACCTATTTCTTTGATCCAAGAACCCCTGAAGAATATGAAGCAGGCCATCTTCCAGGATTCCGCTCCACACCAGGCGGGCAATTAGTACAAGAAACAGAAATGGTAGCGCCGGTTCGTGGCGCACGAATCGTACTATCGGACCCAGGTGGTGTTCGAGCCAATATGCCTGCCTCGTGGCTTGCCCAAATGGCTTGGGACGTCTACGTGATTGATGACATCAAAGCTGCCGACCTTACTGAGAAAGGGGCATGGACTCCCGCCCTACCAAGCACGCCTCAGATTCAAACAGTAGATGTCAAGACAGCTTCCTCATGGCTAGAGAGTGATAGCACAACCATCTGTATAGATCTGAGCACTCATGCAAATTATGTGAAGGGCCATATTCCTGGAAGTTGGTTTGCACTGCGATCACAGTTTTCAAACGCGATGAAAAATCTACCAACCTCAAATCGCCTCGTCCTCACGAGCACAACCGGTGAACTTGCCATCTTTGCTGCAAATGAAATACAGGCGCTAACAGGATCAGCGGTTTATGTTCTTGATGGTGGTAATAAAGCCTGGATTGATGCAGGCTTAACTCTTGAAAAAGGTGCCACACACCTAGCGTCCCCTCCGCTGGACCGTTACAAACGACCGTATGAAGGCACTAGCGTCGATCCAGCAGCAATGCAGGCCTACCTAGATTGGGAGTATGGCTTGGTTGAACAGCTAGGCAAGGATGGCACTCATCACTTCTGGGTTTTGTAG
- a CDS encoding TIGR02450 family Trp-rich protein has protein sequence MPSKNQNSLNPKKLLLTKWTAVKPINKRKHFLVSKVIIPEPPEMPIEFIELEAVFDKSVQIIPWRDLKVTGVWLQGWV, from the coding sequence ATGCCCTCTAAGAATCAAAACTCACTCAATCCAAAGAAGCTACTTCTGACTAAGTGGACGGCAGTTAAACCTATTAATAAACGCAAACACTTTCTCGTTAGCAAGGTCATTATTCCGGAGCCACCTGAAATGCCTATTGAGTTCATTGAGCTAGAAGCCGTCTTTGACAAGAGTGTGCAAATCATTCCTTGGCGAGACCTAAAAGTAACAGGGGTCTGGCTTCAGGGCTGGGTGTAA
- a CDS encoding phasin family protein: MDKKDIQAWQQEKAKELFDYSHKLLDAAKDLSAHHLEEIQWGMKNAMESAKSAAKNDLVKLKELQESAAKEAAKRATVYQKKVKSVLKEIGDDAADGTEKHLEKVRSSLVSWLEDVEDKIPGHADKLSKVVHDMSTAGQKMFKEGRKIVNQVADAAEKNIEDLRTSSPSKKKTK; the protein is encoded by the coding sequence ATGGACAAGAAAGACATTCAAGCATGGCAACAAGAGAAGGCAAAGGAGTTATTTGATTACTCCCATAAATTATTGGATGCCGCAAAGGACCTCAGTGCGCACCATCTCGAGGAAATTCAGTGGGGCATGAAAAATGCAATGGAGAGTGCCAAGTCAGCTGCTAAGAACGATCTTGTTAAGCTCAAAGAGCTCCAGGAATCTGCCGCAAAAGAAGCTGCTAAGCGTGCAACTGTTTATCAGAAGAAAGTGAAATCAGTTCTGAAAGAGATTGGCGATGATGCAGCTGATGGAACTGAGAAACATCTTGAAAAAGTTCGCAGTTCTTTAGTCAGTTGGCTTGAAGATGTTGAAGATAAGATTCCAGGTCACGCTGATAAGTTATCTAAGGTAGTTCATGACATGTCGACCGCAGGCCAAAAGATGTTTAAAGAAGGTCGAAAAATTGTGAACCAAGTCGCTGATGCTGCTGAGAAAAACATTGAGGATCTCAGAACTTCATCTCCTAGCAAGAAGAAAACGAAGTAA
- a CDS encoding group II truncated hemoglobin, giving the protein MSERKNPYEIIGGAAKVEELVDRFYDLMALEEPFAELRAMHSEDLSSSRDKLKLFLSGWLGGPDVYSPKYGHPMLRARHLPFKIGLKERNQWLACMYRAMEDCGIDGQIGAQLEESFFNTADWMRNQAN; this is encoded by the coding sequence ATGAGCGAAAGAAAAAACCCTTACGAGATTATTGGTGGTGCGGCAAAGGTTGAGGAGCTAGTTGACCGTTTCTATGATTTGATGGCGCTAGAGGAACCTTTCGCCGAGTTGCGGGCTATGCACTCGGAGGACCTGTCGAGCTCTAGAGATAAGCTCAAACTATTTTTATCGGGCTGGCTAGGTGGTCCAGATGTTTACTCGCCGAAGTATGGTCACCCCATGCTACGTGCCAGACACCTACCCTTCAAGATTGGCCTAAAAGAGCGTAATCAATGGCTTGCCTGCATGTATCGAGCCATGGAAGACTGCGGTATTGATGGTCAGATTGGTGCCCAGCTTGAGGAATCTTTTTTCAATACCGCTGACTGGATGAGAAACCAAGCAAACTAA
- a CDS encoding aminoacetone oxidase family FAD-binding enzyme encodes MSKSWDAIIIGGGAAGLFCAGVAGQLGKKVLVLDHADVLCEKIRISGGGRCNFTNLHSSPANFLSLNPHFVKSALSRYPAKEFIQLVQSYRIAYHEKHQGQLFCDDSAKQIIEMLLSECAKGYVDIRHPVTVQSISHEAGIWSVTTNAGTERARSVVMATGGLAVPAIGATAYSLDIAKQFGLNVVHPRPALVPLSFTSGEFDHLTALSGLSLPVRIAAGSKGNRYGACRFNEDLLLTHKGLSGPAVLQASSYWTEGEVIHIDWLGAVEVDGSFSCDKLFNDEDNRLKLTENILASVMPLRLAKAFSEQKNLLGKKWAEVSKKDRQALKELITNWSVKPAGTLGWKKAEVMLGGVDTKELDGQTLMARKHPGLYFIGECVDVTGHLGGHNFQWAWASGFACAHSI; translated from the coding sequence ATGAGTAAATCTTGGGATGCCATCATCATCGGTGGTGGTGCAGCCGGACTATTCTGCGCGGGAGTTGCTGGCCAGTTAGGCAAAAAAGTCTTAGTACTAGACCATGCAGATGTCTTATGTGAAAAAATTCGTATCAGCGGCGGAGGGCGATGCAACTTTACCAATCTCCACAGCAGTCCAGCTAATTTTCTCTCCTTAAATCCGCACTTTGTAAAAAGTGCTTTATCTCGCTATCCCGCAAAAGAATTTATTCAGCTCGTACAGTCATACCGAATTGCTTATCACGAGAAACATCAGGGGCAATTATTTTGCGATGACTCCGCTAAGCAGATTATTGAGATGCTATTGAGTGAATGCGCCAAGGGATATGTTGATATTCGTCATCCAGTTACAGTGCAGTCCATTTCTCATGAGGCAGGGATATGGAGTGTTACAACCAATGCTGGCACTGAGCGCGCGCGTTCTGTGGTCATGGCAACAGGGGGCCTAGCAGTCCCTGCTATTGGGGCCACGGCATACTCTTTAGATATCGCCAAGCAGTTTGGATTGAATGTAGTCCATCCACGCCCCGCATTAGTGCCACTCTCCTTTACCTCTGGAGAATTTGATCATCTAACGGCCTTATCTGGTCTTAGCTTGCCGGTTCGAATTGCCGCAGGATCAAAAGGCAATCGTTATGGTGCTTGCCGCTTCAACGAAGATTTACTCTTGACTCACAAAGGCCTCTCAGGCCCAGCAGTCCTGCAAGCTAGCAGTTACTGGACTGAGGGTGAGGTGATTCATATTGATTGGTTGGGTGCAGTCGAGGTCGATGGGAGCTTCAGTTGCGATAAATTATTTAATGACGAAGACAATCGACTGAAGTTGACTGAAAATATCTTAGCCTCCGTCATGCCACTACGTTTAGCAAAGGCATTTTCAGAACAAAAAAATCTCCTGGGTAAAAAATGGGCTGAGGTCTCTAAAAAGGATAGGCAAGCTCTCAAAGAATTGATTACCAATTGGTCGGTAAAGCCAGCTGGAACCCTGGGCTGGAAAAAAGCAGAAGTGATGTTGGGTGGTGTAGACACTAAAGAGTTAGATGGCCAGACTCTAATGGCTCGTAAGCACCCAGGCTTGTATTTCATAGGGGAGTGCGTTGATGTGACTGGACATCTTGGCGGCCATAACTTTCAATGGGCTTGGGCTAGTGGTTTTGCCTGCGCACATTCCATCTAG
- a CDS encoding LOG family protein, whose translation MSPSLPINNSQTITDFLNLQKSQLEEKSSEDSYRFAFDDQAFLARRETLGLRFQLELLKPEILLHERGIEHTITVFGSTRFISCEAARELEKNAKTPEAVAEAKRALLHCKYYDSAREFGAIVAGYNATQSENRNKLHIATGGGPGIMEAANRGAFEAGDETIGFNISLPREQYPNPYLTPGLSFRFHYFAIRKMHFMLRARAIVAYPGGFGSFDELFEVLTLMQTKKVDRFPIILVGKTFWQEVINFHQMLEHGVIEQADVDLIHFVETAQEAWDVIRNWYQLA comes from the coding sequence ATGAGTCCAAGTCTCCCGATCAATAATTCTCAAACTATCACTGATTTTCTGAATCTTCAGAAAAGCCAGTTGGAGGAAAAGAGTTCTGAAGACTCCTATCGATTTGCTTTTGATGACCAAGCCTTTTTAGCTCGTCGAGAAACTTTAGGCTTGCGCTTTCAGTTGGAGTTGTTAAAGCCGGAGATCTTATTGCATGAGCGAGGTATTGAGCACACGATTACTGTATTTGGTTCCACTCGTTTTATTAGCTGTGAAGCGGCACGAGAGCTAGAGAAGAATGCCAAAACTCCAGAGGCTGTAGCAGAAGCTAAAAGAGCATTACTGCATTGCAAATACTACGATTCGGCAAGGGAGTTTGGGGCAATTGTTGCTGGCTATAACGCTACGCAATCTGAGAATCGAAATAAGCTACACATCGCTACTGGTGGTGGGCCTGGAATTATGGAGGCTGCTAATCGTGGTGCTTTTGAGGCGGGGGATGAGACGATTGGTTTTAACATCAGCCTACCGCGAGAGCAGTACCCCAATCCCTATCTCACACCTGGTTTAAGTTTCCGCTTTCATTATTTTGCTATTCGTAAGATGCACTTCATGCTCAGGGCGAGGGCGATTGTGGCTTATCCAGGGGGTTTTGGTTCTTTTGACGAACTCTTTGAGGTGCTCACCTTAATGCAGACGAAGAAGGTGGATCGATTTCCGATCATCTTAGTGGGTAAGACATTCTGGCAGGAGGTGATTAACTTCCACCAGATGCTTGAGCATGGAGTTATTGAGCAGGCAGATGTGGATTTAATCCATTTTGTTGAAACCGCTCAAGAAGCTTGGGACGTCATTCGTAACTGGTATCAGTTGGCCTAG